A genome region from Planctomycetota bacterium includes the following:
- a CDS encoding HEAT repeat domain-containing protein, which yields MKTRLTACAVLACAAALVPATIARGQPYTLRHLAQPGDQYVFEQTLRTETVQHRGENSRRTVTEQTGTREELTVEAKMEPPSVRVVIFEPPQEERLVSLEENGKDRLPDVPENARRQTSPPQINLDERGLRGEPAEPIKPVENPTVALSLFFGATRYLPEQAVSPGDEWSHDADFGAVRGTVKTKFVEVKTVGGLACAVLDVTATAALAGEIAGRITVEKIESRMSVALDGSGLQHITATNILGEKGDAAEQRVTRTFEAKRVKTARLEGDDLAKARADAERLRRAFEQAQSDDLAAAVETLQAYIQEMPDGRWTPAVKTLHANVLQRRLLTKPLPQNDLRVVLRDLRRAHDQANAQGNPADLAAVRNAAGQVAAANLQAILKDSSDEDPVIRELALFGMTFSADASARQRLVEMTKDTSRSVRAAAAIGLAVQQKPVDSDLLLRLLKDPEEQARGAAAILAYRTLKREDAGAAKVLPILIENLAMKNLWARAQTVGAIGLLAPAGSTQAVGAVLGAFKAETAGDLKPIYLNALEQITGVKGEDVSVYEAWQVKQAAPEKGEPKPGETGEPKEPKPAPKDTPKG from the coding sequence ATGAAAACCCGCCTGACAGCCTGCGCCGTGCTCGCCTGCGCCGCCGCCCTCGTGCCGGCGACGATCGCACGCGGACAACCCTACACCCTGCGCCACCTCGCCCAGCCGGGCGACCAATACGTCTTCGAGCAGACCCTGCGGACCGAAACCGTCCAGCACCGGGGGGAAAACAGCCGGCGGACCGTCACCGAACAGACCGGCACGCGCGAGGAGTTGACGGTCGAGGCGAAGATGGAACCGCCGTCCGTGCGGGTCGTCATCTTCGAGCCGCCGCAGGAGGAACGCCTCGTCTCGCTCGAGGAGAACGGCAAGGACCGCCTCCCGGACGTGCCGGAAAACGCACGCCGGCAGACCAGCCCGCCCCAGATCAACCTCGACGAGCGCGGCCTGCGGGGCGAACCCGCCGAACCCATCAAGCCGGTCGAGAATCCGACGGTCGCCCTCTCACTGTTTTTCGGGGCCACGCGATACCTGCCCGAGCAGGCGGTCAGCCCCGGCGACGAGTGGTCGCACGACGCGGACTTCGGCGCTGTCCGCGGGACCGTCAAGACGAAGTTCGTCGAGGTCAAGACGGTCGGCGGCCTTGCGTGCGCGGTGCTGGACGTGACGGCCACGGCCGCGCTCGCCGGAGAGATCGCCGGACGCATCACCGTCGAAAAGATCGAGTCACGCATGTCCGTCGCGCTGGACGGGAGCGGGTTGCAGCACATCACGGCCACGAACATCCTGGGCGAAAAGGGCGATGCCGCCGAACAACGCGTCACCCGCACGTTCGAGGCCAAACGCGTCAAGACCGCACGGCTCGAAGGCGACGACCTGGCGAAAGCCCGGGCCGACGCCGAACGCCTCCGCCGCGCCTTCGAGCAGGCCCAGAGCGACGACCTCGCGGCCGCCGTCGAAACCCTCCAGGCCTACATCCAGGAGATGCCCGACGGCCGGTGGACCCCCGCCGTGAAGACCCTTCACGCGAACGTGCTCCAGCGCCGGCTCCTGACGAAACCGCTGCCGCAGAACGACCTGCGCGTCGTCCTGAGGGACCTGAGGCGGGCCCACGACCAGGCCAACGCGCAAGGCAACCCCGCGGATCTGGCGGCCGTCCGCAACGCCGCCGGACAGGTCGCCGCCGCCAACCTCCAGGCCATCCTCAAGGATTCGTCGGACGAGGACCCGGTCATACGCGAGTTGGCGCTGTTCGGCATGACGTTTTCCGCGGACGCGTCGGCCCGGCAGAGGCTGGTGGAAATGACGAAGGACACCAGCCGAAGCGTGCGCGCCGCCGCCGCCATCGGACTGGCCGTCCAGCAGAAACCAGTCGATTCGGACCTCCTGCTTCGGCTCCTTAAGGACCCCGAGGAGCAGGCCCGCGGCGCCGCCGCCATCCTGGCCTACCGGACGCTCAAGCGAGAGGACGCGGGCGCGGCCAAGGTGCTGCCGATCCTCATCGAGAACCTGGCGATGAAAAACTTGTGGGCGCGGGCGCAAACCGTCGGGGCGATCGGCCTCCTGGCGCCCGCCGGCTCCACCCAGGCCGTCGGCGCCGTCCTGGGCGCCTTCAAGGCCGAGACCGCCGGGGATCTCAAGCCCATTTATCTGAATGCCCTCGAGCAGATCACGGGCGTCAAAGGCGAGGACGTCAGCGTTTATGAGGCGTGGCAGGTAAAACAGGCGGCGCCCGAGAAAGGCGAACCGAAACCCGGCGAAACGGGCGAACCCAAGGAGCCGAAGCCCGCCCCCAAGGACACCCCGAAGGGCTAG
- the lon gene encoding endopeptidase La, with amino-acid sequence MPDDPQASTTPKRLPVLPLRGLVAFPGLVMTLQVGREPSVTAVHAAMAADHRILLVAQRDPDLADPEGKDLFAVGCVGEVLQCFREASGIYKTIVEASERARAANVSAEGGCLRAEAEPIQEPVCEDAEAEALMRTVQARFFSYLGKNPSLPESVGRLVSQASDVGRLTDLVATYLVIPFSDKQRLLEMTEPGDRLNALAEVLENEISLLEIQDRIGDRVRSRLKQSQKEYFLKEQLRAIEEELGQEDPAGASIAELGEKILSAGMPEEVQRLALAEHARLGRMLPLSPQSVVITEYLDWLIHMPWTASTEDNLDLRHAQQVLDEDHYGLEEPKERILEFLAVKKLSKRMREPILCFVGPPGVGKTSLAKSVARALGRRFVRKSLGGVRDEAEIRGHRRTYVGALPGRVVQSIRKAGVRNPVFLLDEIDKMGEDAHGDPASALLEVLDPDENYAFSDHYLEVEFDLSGVLFICTANLASSIPPVLLDRLEVIELAGYTLEEKVAIAQRHLLAEEMEAHGLGAGAVELPTDVLRHVIEAYTREAGVRNLRKCLARMLRKVAAEVAAEVAAAPPSSEPAGPRVLERERVRALLGPAPYRRQPTGPAERVGTVTSLAWTEFGGRSMAIEVSCMPGKGELTLTGQLGAVMQESVKTALSWVRAKCARPGTIPMRHTVDIHVHVPEGATPKDGPSAGLPVVCALASALSGRPARNDVAITGEVTLQGRVLPVGGIKEKVLAAHREGITQIFLPRDNEDDLEKIPEEVRRAIRFTFVERVEDCLREVVPGLRSQFRARADTHLYRREEA; translated from the coding sequence ATGCCCGACGACCCGCAAGCCTCGACGACGCCGAAACGCCTGCCGGTCCTTCCGTTGCGCGGGCTGGTGGCGTTTCCCGGCCTGGTGATGACGCTCCAGGTCGGTCGGGAACCCTCCGTGACGGCCGTCCACGCGGCCATGGCCGCCGACCACCGCATCCTGCTGGTCGCCCAGCGCGACCCGGACCTGGCGGACCCCGAAGGCAAGGACCTGTTTGCGGTCGGCTGCGTCGGCGAGGTCCTCCAGTGTTTCCGGGAAGCGAGCGGCATCTACAAGACGATCGTCGAGGCGTCGGAGCGGGCCCGCGCGGCGAACGTGAGCGCCGAAGGCGGATGCCTCCGCGCGGAGGCCGAGCCGATCCAGGAGCCCGTCTGCGAGGATGCCGAGGCCGAGGCCCTCATGCGCACAGTCCAGGCGCGGTTCTTCTCCTACCTCGGGAAGAATCCGAGCCTGCCGGAAAGCGTCGGCCGGCTCGTCAGCCAGGCCTCGGACGTCGGCCGCCTGACGGACCTGGTGGCGACGTACCTGGTGATCCCGTTCTCCGATAAGCAGCGCCTGCTGGAGATGACGGAGCCGGGCGACCGGCTGAACGCCCTGGCCGAGGTCCTGGAGAACGAGATTTCGCTGCTGGAAATCCAGGACCGCATCGGCGACCGCGTCCGCTCGCGCCTCAAGCAGAGCCAGAAGGAGTATTTCCTGAAGGAGCAGTTGCGGGCGATCGAGGAGGAACTCGGCCAGGAGGACCCGGCCGGTGCCTCGATCGCGGAACTGGGGGAGAAAATCCTGTCGGCGGGCATGCCGGAGGAGGTCCAACGCCTCGCGCTGGCGGAGCACGCCCGCCTCGGCCGCATGCTCCCCCTTTCGCCTCAGTCCGTCGTCATCACCGAGTATCTCGACTGGCTCATCCACATGCCGTGGACCGCCTCGACCGAGGACAACCTGGACCTGCGGCACGCTCAGCAGGTTCTCGACGAGGACCATTACGGTCTGGAGGAGCCGAAGGAGCGGATCCTGGAGTTCCTGGCCGTCAAAAAACTCTCGAAGCGGATGCGGGAGCCGATCCTCTGCTTCGTCGGCCCGCCGGGTGTCGGCAAGACGAGCCTCGCCAAAAGCGTCGCGCGGGCGCTGGGCCGGCGCTTCGTCCGCAAGAGCCTGGGCGGCGTGCGGGACGAGGCGGAAATCCGAGGCCACCGGCGAACCTACGTCGGCGCACTCCCCGGGCGCGTCGTTCAGTCCATCCGCAAAGCGGGCGTCCGCAACCCGGTGTTCCTTCTGGACGAGATCGACAAGATGGGCGAGGACGCGCACGGCGACCCGGCCAGCGCGCTCCTGGAGGTCCTCGACCCGGACGAGAACTACGCCTTCAGCGACCACTACCTGGAGGTCGAGTTCGACCTGTCGGGGGTGCTGTTCATCTGCACGGCGAATCTGGCGTCGTCGATCCCGCCGGTGCTGCTGGACCGCCTGGAGGTTATCGAACTGGCGGGGTACACGCTGGAAGAGAAGGTCGCGATTGCCCAGCGCCACCTCTTGGCCGAGGAAATGGAGGCGCACGGCCTGGGGGCCGGCGCCGTCGAGTTGCCGACGGACGTCCTTCGCCACGTCATCGAGGCGTACACGCGCGAGGCGGGGGTCCGGAACCTGCGGAAGTGCCTGGCGCGGATGCTGCGGAAGGTCGCCGCCGAGGTCGCCGCCGAGGTCGCCGCCGCACCCCCTTCGAGCGAGCCCGCCGGGCCGCGCGTCCTTGAGCGCGAGCGCGTCCGCGCGTTGCTCGGCCCGGCGCCCTACCGCCGCCAGCCCACCGGTCCGGCCGAACGCGTCGGCACGGTCACGAGCCTGGCGTGGACCGAGTTCGGCGGGCGGAGCATGGCCATCGAGGTCTCGTGCATGCCCGGCAAGGGGGAACTGACGCTGACCGGCCAACTCGGCGCCGTCATGCAGGAATCCGTCAAGACGGCCCTCTCGTGGGTGCGCGCGAAATGCGCCCGCCCGGGAACCATCCCGATGCGCCACACCGTGGACATCCACGTCCACGTGCCGGAAGGCGCCACCCCCAAGGACGGACCGAGCGCGGGGCTGCCGGTCGTCTGCGCGCTGGCGTCGGCGCTGTCGGGCCGGCCGGCGCGGAACGACGTGGCCATCACCGGCGAAGTGACGCTCCAGGGAAGGGTGCTGCCGGTGGGCGGCATCAAGGAGAAGGTCCTCGCCGCCCACCGCGAGGGGATCACGCAGATCTTCCTGCCGCGCGACAACGAGGACGACCTGGAGAAGATTCCCGAGGAGGTCCGTCGGGCGATCCGATTCACCTTCGTCGAGCGCGTGGAAGACTGCCTGCGCGAGGTGGTTCCGGGTCTCAGGAGCCAGTTCCGCGCCCGTGCCGACACGCACCTTTATCGCCGCGAGGAGGCGTAA